atcttgAGAGTATAATTTTTACCAACCTAATTTTATTTGGCAAAACaactagattaaaaaaatacatatttgtatAATTTTGCTTGTAAAATAACAGATGAGGTacctctgccagcactgcctttACTGCTAGAGCTTGGCAAAGGCGCACGCACAACTACACTCACATGTGATGACTCTGCCAGCAGTCCTATGCATACCAGcaaaaattaaatcagaaaagAGCCTTATTTATGCTGTGCAAATTTGTACGATGCtgcaaaagaaataacacagtAGATTCACGGCCTGCCTAATTTAAGGGAGTGCTGTTGGGAACACTGAGGTCAGAACCACAATCTATCATATTTCTTGTCTGTTTATTTAGCTTCTGTCCTGAAAAAAGATCTACATTTTCAGATAACTCCAAGTGCGCAATGAGCCCTTTCTGCTGCTTAGAATATAAGAAGATGGCACGTACAAAATTTTACTATGATATCCCGTAATAATATAAATTGGTGTTCCccaaaataataacaaactTATCTAAACACCTCAATTCTGTTCGAAGGAATCTGTGGTTATCCAGGAAATTGAGAATAATTTTAATACAACAGTACGTGAATGGCACTATAGAAATCAAGCAGTGACATTTAAAGAGACCTCTTTTCTATTACAACAACAATTTTCTGGAATCAATCTTCAGGTATGTAATTTATACTCCATTTACTCAATGTGGCTTTTCATTTACTGTTGTCTCCAATCCTCTATTAAATACCATCCTAATAACTTCAGGAAGATTTTGAAGTCACATACCTGAAATCAATCTTACTGGATAAAACATATGAAACAtccaaaacataaataaaaaagaagcaaaatgcaaaatccTTTTTTTAAGAGTTTGATCCATACGGGACAAGGGCCAACTTCTCCAATCCCCACCTGAAGAAATTCACAGTGATTAGCATATCAGGTTCACACACTACAGTGCAGTATTCAGTAAACCATTAATTCTATTCAGATAAATAATTTCAATCAGACTGCTCATCTGAATAGCTCTACAGCCTTATGTGTGCATGTTGTGCACACACGGTACACTCAACCGATTCATGTCATGCACACATAAGGTTACTTTTAGAGGAAAACCCTTAGCCATGACTAAATGTACCATCTGTTTCCAGACTTCAGTTAGGTTAAAATTACAACAGATCATcattacaaaagaaacaaaataaaaggttGTTACCTATAGACAGAcactttattcttttcctgcgCCACACTTGGCGTTTTTAATCAATGTGtacataaatgaaaagaaaaaaagcagattatCATATTGTCCTTTGTAGTTCTCTTTCAAAATCTCCTGATGGTAATCCACgaagaaataataaattgcTTCTATTGTGGAAAGGTATGTATCTGGCTTTCCTTTCTGATGACGCCAAAAGcaagttttccttgttttcaacTCAATTTGTAGTAACCCTGTCATGAACAAAAAAGTGACATGGATTAGAGAAGGAGGACTGGGGGATAGGATGCCAAACAAgccttcagtttctcagcttctggctttgctgctagcctgctggctgcctgcacgCATTTCCCTCCCCCACCttcatttttcagctgcaaaacGGCAACAATATCTTCTTTGTGATTCACTTTGAAATTTGATGGAACAAATCAAGAAATTCCAGTGCTGAAAATTTTAAGTAATGAGTAACTGTGGTTTGTGCCCGTGGTAGTTAGTAATTCTATGGTTTTACTACTGTGCTTATTGTTATTATAGCTATACTGTTAATTTTCTGAAGAGGTCTTAGTAGCAGACTTAAAAAGTTGTTTGAGACAGGAATTCTACTCCTTCCCTAATCTTCTGTATTCCCAAATTTGATAGGCAACTTTTGGAGTTAAGTTTGcggctgaggttggaagggacctctgagtcCCATCCcatgctaaagcaggtttcctacactATGTCACACAGGTTGGCATCCAAATGGGTCTTGATTATTACCATAGGAGACCCCGCCATCTTTCCAGGCAGTCCGTTTAATTGTTTTGCCACCCAAACTGTAATGTTCATCTGTGCATTTGTGTGAAACCTCCTGTCTTCCAGTTCTGGTCATTGttccttgtcttatcactacaCACTcctgaaaagagtctggccttgtCCAATTGTCTCCCACGCTTtcaatatttataaacattgatcagatcccctcAGTCTCCTGTATCCTGAACAGATCCAggtttctcagcctttcctcatatgggagatgctccaaaACCTTTATCATCTTTGAGGCTGAGGCAGAAAGGATTCACATACCCTGGATTTTCCTTGTCTCTACTGTAGAGCCCTGAATAATAAATCAActtgcattattttaaaaaggttGTGAAAACTTGTGACAGAATTCCCACTTATTTGCATAGCACTCTCCACCTTTGATTttgagggaagaagggagatGAAAAGGACAAGAGATTTGTCAGTAGAAGAGGATGTAGGGAACTTTAATACAATTTTGTATATTGGTATTTCACTTAACCGATTCTGTAGCAATAACAACCTTCTTATTTTTACCTTGAAGTCTTTCAtcagttattattttattagtttGATTCCAGGTACTGTCAATAAATATTACTTTCTTCAGTTTAGTGCCTTCATTCATGTTGTTTGAGATGCATtcatttaaatctttttcttctgtagattCTACTCTTGCTTTCTTAAGAAACGGCTCTTTGGAACAGCCATTGTCAGAGTCACCAACACCTTTCCTCGAGTACTTTTGGAGATGAAAAGCAATGTCTTTTACTGAAACTGAATCGGGGCCAGGAAAGATCAGTGCCACCTGAATGAAGGAAATTAATGAGATCTGAGCAATATGCTAATGAAGCAGTACAAATTGTTTcattaaagaacagaaacttTGGATCCCCACCCACAACCATTTAAGTGAGTAGAGAGCaagaatttctctttaaatattatatatatatatattctttcctCAAAGGCTAGAGgattgcattaaaataataaataacaacacTTAACTTTAAGGATGTTTAAATCTAGCAGATGCTGTCTAGGATAAGCAGAATAACTATTTGAGTATTTTTGAATGCCTGGGTATACCACTTCTTATGGTACAGTATCACATATTATCTACCTCCTATGGTGCTGGAAACCGGAAATTCAAGGTGCTTAGATGGTGCTGCAGTACCTTCAAGCTTTGTGGGACAGCCCATAGCCATTACACATCTGTTGGCCCATCCTTTGGGATGCTCAAGATGGAACGGACTGGATTAACAGAACAGTGCTTTCTCCTCCCTCTGGGAGAGCCCAGAGGACAGCAGTATCAGCTGCAGGAGGTATGGAGATAGCTCCGTTTTCCCCAGCACAAAGCCCTGTTATTTATCTGGAATTTCTTACTTCATGTCTTCTTTCTTGGTATTCTGGAATGCAAGGGTACTTGTAAATTGTAACATCATCAGGTGCCAGGAGCTTAGcatgcacagcagtgctcttgCCATCAGTTTCATTGGGGTGTTTAATGATGTCAATCTTCAAAGGTAACTAAAGcgataaagaaagaaagaaatatttattatcaCATACAAAACATACACCTATCTTATACAAAATTCAGGGTAAATCCTTATGGACATGTAATTAAGACAAACTTTAAATagtttacaattattttttttattttaaatctaaaCCAGAGACAAGCGACAAGCAGCACCTGTCACATTCTCTGAGTTCACGTAAATACCTAAGTATGCAATGAATGCAATTTGACGCTGTAGCACTGGTGTGGTTAAAAGCTCTAGAAATAGTATCAGAGTATAGATAAGATATGGGCTTAATTTAAGCAATACAGTGAAAATATGAATACTCATCTGTGTTACACATTCACCCTTGGTTACAGACAAATCAAACCTTATTCACAGTACATTTTGTACAGGCCAGAGCTGGTATAAGCTGAAGAATGAAGGTAACAAGACTTTTTGAAACAAAGCTAACTAATGCTCATAGTGACTTCAGCTTGTCTTCCCAGCAATTAGGCACACAAACACTCACGTGAAGAGCAGCACACTGTCAGTGCCTGTGCATGCGACTTCTCAAATCAGAACAATAGTTTTATCTAAATGGAATTTACTCAATCATTATCACTACCGGGTTAAAAATTACTGTTTGTAAAGAGtgaattagaaaagaaatggtgTCAGACCATCTGTTCTGTGTCCCTAGTAAATAAAAGGCACAAGAATATGATAAAAGATTCTTAAGAAATATTAACCTTCACTGTTGGGATTTCTGTAGTAGGGACAGCTTCAACAGGAACAAAGCAGGTGTAACAATAAAACATCCTTGAGCCACTGCATCGTGGGCATTTTGATCTCCcacttttttttgccttttcaagTACTTCCTGTGATGCCAACTGTAAGTTTTGAAGCGGGTCATCCTGAAATGATGATGGAGCCTGCAGTTCTAGACTTCCCAAACATGCAACGTTTCTTTTTGGTCCTTGAgagttttcttcatttagaaTTGTAGATGAACTTAGAGACATGGTTAACTGAAACAGACAATGTAATTTACCTGTTAAATAAAGATCTGCTATAGTATGAAGAGATTATTCTATACGATATGATTCCATATGATCCTATCTGACCCAGTTACTGTAGTACCAAGAACTCCAAAGAGATTTCAGGAGCAGGTAAACAGCCAGACAGAACTTGAGATCCGTATTCTTAATGCACAGATTCATCGTTTTACCCTGATAACTCAACCTACTaactttgctgctttttttcctatgggCAGGATCTGTGTCCACCAGCTTGTGAAACACTGCCTGGCAGTTCCTACCTGCAGGATCAGTCCCATCAGTTTTCAGCATGAGTACTGGTAAGGAATTCAACGTCTACAGGTCAGAAAACTTAAGATCTAACTATACTGAGACTTGGATCTCTGTGCTGAGATGTATCGTGTACAGGCAGGCAAAGAAACTAAATGAAATTCTTGTTTATAGAGCTttgtgagagaaagaaaatcatccAGGAACGAGGCTTGAGGCTAGATTAACACTTCTGAAGAGGGCTGTGGTACTCCATATACTCGGTAGCAAGCACTAACAGTCTAAACTCATTCTGCAGGAGCACGTTTGTTCAGTAACACTGACGGAGCAGCCTTTTTTTCAGGTTTCTCCTTGCTTTGGGTAGCAGTAACACGGCTCGACCTGCCCCGCCGGGTTCGCTACAGCTGCGTGCCACAGCTCCAGGCTCGCTGTCTGCCCGGCTCACTCTCGCTGCCGTTCAGCCCGTGCAGGAGCAGTGAGCCGCCTCTGCGCGCTGCGCTGCCCCACTTCAAATGCAAGCCTTAATTCCCGTGTTTACTTCTAACTAACCGAGGTTGCCTTTTATGTCAAGGATCGCACTTGAAAAATGATGTAACCCAACAGCTACGCGTaacgaaaacaaacaaacagcgATTCCCCAGATGTGGTCCGAAGGGAACTGTTTAGATAAAACCAAGCGTCATCtaattgaaaaacaacaaagataaaACGCTCGGCAAACTTTACAACAGGCACGTAAAATTAATCCCAGATAAATTAAATACTCGTGCACGCTTTGATACCTCTCCCTCCCGCAGCGCCCAGCTTTAACTTTTTAAAGGTCAGGGAAACCCGATGGAATGAAGTCCCAACGCCAGGCGCACACAGCTCCCCGGCTGCCATCTGCTCTTCAGCAGCTGGGAGCGAAGGGCCAAACCCGGCCCGCACCGCAGGGCGGCGGGCGCTACTTCCGCTCCGTCCTCCGCAGagccgccggccccgccgctcgcCCGCCCCCAGCCGCGCGCTCGGTCCCCGCCGTGCCTTCCTCGTGGCTCGCGGAGCTCCGCGCCGTTCCCTGCCCGCCGGGCCGCCTCCCAGCGCGCGCCGCGGCCCCGGAACGCCCCGGAACGGCAAGCGGGACCGGAAGGACGTGGCGGCATCGCTGTTGGGCGGGAAATGGTTGCTAGGGGCCCTTAGCAACGGCACGCGCCCGGCCTGCAACGCGTGGCCGCCCGCCCTCAGCCCCTGGGAGCGTTAAGCCTTTCcctatatttttattctatttatttatttattgccctCCCCAACGGATGTACGTGACCGTGTTTGCAGCTGATGCCGAGGGCTGGAGAGTTTTGTCAcggtatttattttgttgttgttatttttctgcaagcTTCTCTgtggagctggggctgagcgAGGGCACTGCCCTGCAGTCACATCCCACGGCCTGTGGTCACGGGCTGCGTTGCGAGGCTGACATGCCTGTGCAAAAGCAGTAATTTTGGTACAGGGAATGTTTATCTTGACCGAGCCAAGGGCAGTCTGTGGTATCTTAGTTGCAGGAGCCCTACGGGAAGAATTAACATCGTGGGCACAGTTTGTGCCAGGTTTTGATATGTTACAGCCCACAGACCTCTCTGAGTTGGGTGGTGCTGCGGCCTGCAATGCAGAGGGCGCTGGCCATGTGCTTCATCCTGCGCTGCATTTCACGAGGCGTGCGTCTCATCTGCTTGAGTGATTTCTTTGGGTGCTTTACCCAACTCTTGTCAACAGCAGAGCTCATCATTCAGAAGCCGTGTCTGGAACCGGGATCGCTCCTTGGTATTTGATCCTGTGCAGCAATGAAAGCTGCCATCTTAACCATCCTTAGCAACTGGTGCTGCACCATTATCTTGTTCTGAATTCCTAATTTCACTATTTCCCAAagaggtttttttattttttgaatggGTGTTTCTTATGTTCTGACATTTCTTACATGTTGTTTGTGCTTGGAAGTAACAGTGTAAATTGAGTTTTTAATTATACTGAACCTGGGATATGCGAGTCGACTGATTTCAGTAAGACTTCTGCTCATTTGCAACCCTTGCATTGCTTTCAATTTATAAACAAAACTGGAGCATGTAGAAGCAGAGCAGACATACTTGGTGATGcaactttcacatttttttccctgtatatatttttaaagtatgtaaATGATATAAATATCTTGCTACTTTGCATGGATATGTTTAGAAGAAAACGGAAGTTCTGCTTTTATGATTGTGTCTTCTTTAGCATCTTTCTCAACATTCAGGAATGTGAAgtgattcttctgtttttttgcaGGAATGACTATGAATGAGCTGTATATAAGCTACAGCGATTGCCTTAATTGTAACTTTCAGTAATACAGAGTTTAAATATACATTCATATGTGTTGTCTTATGATTTTTAGGGCATTCTGGTGAGAACAGTTCTTACCGTACATctgtggaaaatggaaaagccTCCTTTGACTTTTGAAGAATTCCTACGGTCTCAAGACTTGGTGAGTCCAACTGCTTGTTGTTTTAACTGCCCTTGTGTACAATGGAGTGAACATGCAGAAGTGGGGTCATGAGCAAAGCCATGTGAATGTAAATATCAAGAACTGAGTTTGTACTTGGATTGTATTCCCTAAACCCTCAGGCATTGAAAACTAAGGGGTTTGCAGCAATGGCAGCCCATCAAGAGAGTAGCCTTTCTGCTAACTTCCTTTTTCCAGAAAGGTAAACCATGGAGGAAGTTTTTGTCTGCTGTGCAGCACTTTTGTATTGTTGGAAGCATGCTTGAGTGATGACACTGACCCaagctttgtttaaaatatttgatcAGGCCACAGCATTACTAACATAACACAAAGTGCTGAACCCTAAGGCAAAATGTGCCGATGAGTATGACTGGGTGAACAGCTagctagttttgttttttaacgagcttgctttcttttcttgtactgGGAAGCGTGTTAAGGGAAATCTTTCAATGtgcttttatattttgttaaataatttaatataatgTGAGCACCAATGATTCTtcaaaattacattatttttgaaggaaacagaaaattccTTTTGACCTGCCTACATAATATGCAAGTATTATTGACTCAGAGCGTTGAACTACAGAGCTATGAGGAAAATTGTTCTACTGCACTGAACCAAAACTCACTATCTCATgtaaacaatgaaagaaaattgtttaaaaatgttttttcaagTGGAACATTTCATTATaagaatttaatttttacttaaGGACAAATTATTTGCAGGAACAATCTGATATAAAAATTGAAACACTGTCATTTTGGATAATGTGCAAATGaattattaatgtattttagtTTTCCAGTTGGTTtcatttgccttttccttttttatcctAAAACGCCTGTGTGTATTACTAGTTTGCTCTTCATTTGATTtggcagggaggagggagagaatgatttgtttttctgtccaGCTATAATTGTAGAACATGTCATTGTTTTTCAGCTATATTAGGGgttctgaaaacaaattgaTCGTTCCATATCAACACTTAGTAAGTAATTTCAGGGAAGTAACCAATTTGATGACTGACATCAAATGACTACCATTGGTTTCAACAGGTAGTTCAAATGTTTAAGCTACTAGTTTTAATTCTTCCCTGACCAAGAAGCAGTTTCTTCTTGTGCTTCCAAGGCTGTTCTCAACAGATGGAAGACATTACCGTCCGTTCAGAGAACTTAAATTGCACATGATTTTATTTGTCTCTTTAGAAACATAacaacccttttttttttccccgagtTATCTCTTTTTCTAACTAAAAAGTTATAGTCCTTTTAATTGCTCTGTGTATGCCGTAATGGGCCTCCTTGgcctatttctgcttttccctctttttgaGATGATATAATCATCTCTGAATGCGGCacatggagcagcaggaaatTGCAGTCTATGTTAGCAACGTTGCCAAGATCTGACGTTCTTAAAATGTGTAAGTAAAATGTGTTTATACTGGTATTGCAACTCTTTAGCCAGAATAAATTTCACAGGTTACCAAATTTAATCTTTCCATTTGTACCATAttcataaataattatttttgataTGGACTGATTGCAGAAGGACTGGCCAAGATACGTCTGTTTGGATGAGCCTTATTCTTTGGTGGAGAACCTAAGAAAAGACTGTTCCTTCAGCGCTGTCTCTAAGAGTCTGTATGAACATGCTCCATTGACCGCCAG
This window of the Excalfactoria chinensis isolate bCotChi1 chromosome 10, bCotChi1.hap2, whole genome shotgun sequence genome carries:
- the DTWD1 gene encoding tRNA-uridine aminocarboxypropyltransferase 1, producing MSLSSSTILNEENSQGPKRNVACLGSLELQAPSSFQDDPLQNLQLASQEVLEKAKKSGRSKCPRCSGSRMFYCYTCFVPVEAVPTTEIPTVKLPLKIDIIKHPNETDGKSTAVHAKLLAPDDVTIYKYPCIPEYQERRHEVALIFPGPDSVSVKDIAFHLQKYSRKGVGDSDNGCSKEPFLKKARVESTEEKDLNECISNNMNEGTKLKKVIFIDSTWNQTNKIITDERLQGLLQIELKTRKTCFWRHQKGKPDTYLSTIEAIYYFFVDYHQEILKENYKGQYDNLLFFFSFMYTLIKNAKCGAGKE